The Fusobacterium necrophorum subsp. necrophorum genome has a window encoding:
- a CDS encoding tetratricopeptide repeat protein: MKKWLVLACIGLFAACTPLENMKKKEEWKEILFPNDQTESAVPAETPEVSSEVETTKEEWKLTEATMPEVLSSVRKELKNNQKMVFDGKVSKISLYAGQTAIIKDSAGMNQLKFIVSPQKANANLKKSGSSAVFRSIYRGSYVLSWETISGVKKQVLIENHLKYKFTEEENYAIILRSFQGQNLKMLEEAVALYRMAFSNGKYTRKSMLFLLELANKKKEKKTIQESLQYWSKIQSLHTEERKAIEEGNKILGLSKASEKIIAEETREVGETEHSKQVRGNYEEYKSLYQSANRKATLRLYNAAIKDYQKALSIGKNFKETANIYDGLGNSYYGLGNYQQSIEYFQKVLVQKGVSAEKRAEVYYKLASAYNKVGEKREYKKYLSLLKERYANTLWGKKAQIEIMKLH; encoded by the coding sequence ATGAAAAAATGGTTAGTTTTGGCATGTATCGGCTTGTTTGCAGCTTGTACTCCTTTAGAAAACATGAAAAAGAAAGAAGAATGGAAAGAGATTTTATTTCCAAATGATCAGACGGAGAGTGCAGTTCCGGCGGAAACTCCTGAAGTGTCTTCGGAGGTGGAGACGACAAAGGAAGAATGGAAGTTGACAGAAGCAACTATGCCTGAAGTACTTAGCTCGGTTCGAAAGGAACTGAAAAATAATCAAAAAATGGTGTTTGACGGAAAAGTGAGTAAAATTTCCTTATATGCAGGACAAACGGCAATCATCAAAGACAGTGCGGGTATGAATCAGCTGAAATTTATTGTTTCTCCACAAAAAGCAAATGCTAATTTGAAAAAATCGGGTTCCAGTGCTGTTTTCAGAAGTATTTATCGAGGAAGCTATGTTCTTTCTTGGGAAACAATTTCCGGAGTGAAGAAGCAAGTTTTGATTGAAAATCATTTAAAATATAAATTTACGGAAGAAGAAAATTATGCTATAATACTGAGAAGTTTTCAAGGGCAAAACTTAAAAATGCTGGAAGAAGCGGTTGCTTTATATCGAATGGCTTTTTCGAATGGCAAATATACTCGAAAAAGTATGCTGTTCTTATTGGAATTGGCGAACAAGAAGAAAGAGAAAAAAACTATCCAAGAAAGCTTACAGTATTGGAGTAAAATTCAAAGTTTACACACCGAAGAACGCAAGGCAATAGAAGAGGGAAATAAGATATTGGGCTTATCGAAAGCTTCGGAAAAAATAATAGCGGAAGAAACAAGAGAAGTAGGGGAGACAGAACATTCAAAACAGGTAAGGGGAAATTATGAAGAATACAAGTCCCTGTATCAATCTGCAAATCGAAAAGCAACCTTACGCTTGTACAATGCCGCTATCAAAGATTATCAGAAAGCTTTATCGATAGGAAAAAACTTTAAGGAGACAGCAAATATTTATGACGGATTGGGAAACTCCTATTATGGATTGGGAAATTACCAACAAAGCATTGAATATTTTCAAAAAGTCTTGGTACAGAAAGGAGTTTCGGCGGAAAAGAGAGCGGAAGTTTATTATAAGTTGGCATCTGCCTATAATAAAGTGGGAGAAAAGAGAGAATATAAAAAGTATTTAAGTCTTTTGAAAGAGAGATATGCCAATACTCTTTGGGGAAAGAAAGCACAGATTGAAATTATGAAATTACATTAA
- the lysS gene encoding lysine--tRNA ligase — MEKYFDRAAKESLIMEKWKKIEELKEMGIKPFGGKYDKKHMVGEILKHTPEEELNFKTAGRIMSFRRKGKIAFAHIEDQTGKIQIYVKQDEVGEEAFRLIKMLNVGDVIGVEGTLFITHTGELTLRGNIVTLLTKNIRALPEKFHGLTDVETRYRKRYVDLIMNRDVKETFLKRTMIIKELKKYLDDRGFLEVETPMMHPIVGGAAARPFVTHHNTLDIDLYMRIAPELYLKKLIVGGFDKVYDLNKCFRNEGMSTRHNPEFTTVELYQAYADFNDMMDLTEGVITSLCQKVNGTYDISFDGVDLHLKDFKRVHMVDLIKEVTGVDFWRKDISFEEAKALAKEHHVEIAEHMNSVGHVVNEFFEQKCEEKVIQPTFVYGHPVEISPLAKKNEEDPRFTDRFELFINAREYANAFSELNDPADQRSRFEAQVEEAERGNDEATPVIDDDYVEALEYGLPPTGGLGIGIDRLVMLLTGAPSIRDVILFPQMKPRD; from the coding sequence ATGGAGAAATATTTTGACAGAGCCGCAAAAGAAAGCTTGATTATGGAAAAATGGAAGAAAATAGAAGAGCTGAAGGAAATGGGAATCAAACCTTTCGGTGGCAAATATGATAAAAAACATATGGTGGGAGAAATATTGAAACACACTCCGGAAGAAGAATTGAATTTTAAAACAGCAGGAAGAATTATGTCCTTTCGAAGGAAAGGAAAGATTGCCTTTGCTCATATTGAAGATCAAACAGGAAAAATTCAAATTTATGTAAAACAGGATGAAGTAGGAGAAGAAGCTTTTCGACTGATCAAAATGCTGAATGTTGGCGATGTGATAGGAGTCGAAGGGACTTTATTTATCACCCATACAGGGGAATTGACTTTAAGAGGGAATATTGTAACTTTATTGACAAAAAATATCAGAGCTCTTCCTGAAAAGTTTCATGGATTAACAGATGTGGAAACCAGATATCGAAAGAGATATGTCGATTTAATTATGAATCGAGACGTGAAAGAAACTTTCTTAAAACGAACGATGATTATCAAAGAATTGAAAAAATATTTAGATGATAGAGGATTTTTAGAAGTAGAAACTCCTATGATGCATCCGATTGTGGGAGGAGCTGCAGCAAGACCTTTCGTAACACATCACAATACTTTGGATATTGATTTGTATATGAGAATTGCACCGGAATTGTATTTAAAAAAATTGATTGTGGGCGGTTTTGATAAGGTATATGACTTGAATAAATGTTTTCGAAATGAAGGAATGTCGACCAGACACAATCCGGAATTTACAACCGTGGAATTGTATCAAGCCTATGCGGATTTTAATGATATGATGGATTTGACGGAGGGAGTTATTACTTCTCTATGTCAAAAAGTCAATGGAACTTATGATATTAGCTTTGACGGAGTGGACTTACATCTAAAAGACTTTAAAAGAGTGCATATGGTAGATTTGATTAAAGAAGTGACAGGAGTGGATTTTTGGCGAAAAGATATCAGTTTTGAAGAAGCAAAAGCCTTGGCAAAAGAACATCATGTGGAAATTGCAGAGCATATGAACAGTGTCGGACATGTGGTTAATGAATTTTTTGAGCAAAAATGTGAAGAAAAGGTGATCCAACCAACTTTTGTATATGGACATCCGGTTGAAATTTCTCCATTAGCCAAGAAAAACGAAGAAGATCCAAGATTTACGGATCGTTTTGAATTGTTTATCAATGCGAGAGAATATGCCAATGCTTTTTCGGAATTAAATGATCCGGCAGATCAAAGAAGTCGTTTTGAAGCACAGGTGGAAGAGGCGGAACGAGGAAATGACGAAGCAACTCCTGTTATTGATGACGATTATGTGGAAGCATTGGAGTATGGATTGCCACCTACTGGAGGATTGGGAATTGGAATTGACAGACTTGTTATGCTATTGACAGGAGCTCCTTCCATTCGGGATGTCATTTTATTTCCGCAAATGAAGCCAAGAGATTAG
- a CDS encoding helix-turn-helix domain-containing protein, with product MDLSKYLGEATTYDKKEKLERSKPKSWLKSISAFANTNGGALIFGISDADELIGLEDYKKDSEMISEIIKTKMDPIPKIQLENFMEEKKHFIIFHVEQGNETPYYLIDGGYRVAYKRVGNQSVVATSIDLKNLVLKGMNKTFDTLPTELHIKDATFNKLRIEYEKRTNKDFEEKDLFSFGLVTKDGQLTYAGALFADDYLVYQSRVFCTRWDGLTKTGGRMEATDDKEFEGNLLFLLENTLNFIRVNTRKMWKKGALYREEFPDYPERAIQETIVNALIHRDYSVIGSEVHVDIYDNRLEVYSPGGMYDGRMIQNVDPYTIFSSRRNPVLADLFGRMDFMERRGSGLKKIIESYEFEKEYKKELKPEFISTQSTFLVILKNLNYALETEPQTEPQTEPQTEPQKMSRQERLQKIVELLIENPSMTKLDLAKIFHITESTVKRDVSYLKEIGKIKYVGSSKTGKWIVNK from the coding sequence ATGGATTTGTCAAAGTATCTTGGAGAAGCTACAACTTATGATAAAAAAGAAAAATTGGAAAGATCAAAACCGAAAAGCTGGCTCAAAAGTATCAGTGCCTTTGCGAATACGAATGGAGGTGCTTTAATATTTGGAATATCGGATGCCGATGAGTTGATTGGACTGGAGGATTACAAAAAAGACTCGGAGATGATTAGTGAAATAATTAAAACAAAAATGGACCCCATTCCTAAAATACAGCTTGAGAACTTTATGGAAGAGAAAAAACATTTTATTATCTTTCATGTAGAACAAGGGAATGAAACACCCTACTATCTTATTGATGGAGGGTATCGAGTCGCATATAAAAGGGTGGGAAATCAGAGCGTTGTAGCGACAAGTATTGATTTGAAAAATCTTGTATTAAAGGGAATGAATAAAACTTTTGATACCCTTCCCACAGAACTTCACATCAAAGATGCTACATTTAACAAACTTAGAATAGAGTATGAAAAAAGAACAAACAAGGACTTTGAAGAAAAAGACTTGTTTTCGTTTGGTTTGGTGACAAAAGATGGCCAACTAACTTATGCAGGAGCCTTATTTGCAGATGATTATCTGGTATATCAATCCAGAGTCTTTTGCACCAGATGGGATGGACTTACAAAAACAGGCGGACGGATGGAAGCGACAGATGATAAGGAGTTTGAAGGCAACCTCTTGTTTTTACTCGAAAATACACTGAATTTCATAAGAGTAAATACAAGGAAGATGTGGAAGAAAGGGGCTCTCTATCGTGAAGAATTTCCAGATTATCCGGAAAGAGCCATTCAAGAAACAATAGTCAATGCTTTGATTCATCGAGATTATAGCGTTATAGGAAGTGAAGTGCACGTTGATATTTATGATAATAGGTTAGAAGTTTATTCGCCGGGTGGCATGTATGATGGAAGAATGATCCAAAATGTAGATCCATACACAATTTTTTCAAGCAGACGAAATCCCGTTCTTGCTGATCTGTTTGGAAGAATGGATTTTATGGAAAGAAGAGGAAGTGGACTAAAAAAAATTATAGAGAGCTACGAGTTTGAGAAAGAATATAAAAAAGAATTAAAACCTGAATTTATATCGACACAAAGCACATTTCTTGTGATTTTAAAGAACTTAAATTATGCTTTGGAGACTGAACCCCAAACTGAACCCCAAACTGAACCCCAAACTGAACCCCAAAAAATGTCAAGGCAAGAGAGGTTACAAAAGATAGTAGAGCTTCTTATCGAAAATCCATCAATGACAAAATTAGATTTGGCTAAGATATTCCATATTACAGAATCTACTGTCAAAAGAGACGTGTCTTACTTAAAAGAAATTGGAAAAATAAAGTATGTAGGCAGTTCAAAGACAGGAAAATGGATTGTGAATAAATAG
- a CDS encoding electron transfer flavoprotein: MKKILVLVRETFPTNEILTDKNVREKRVLNPYDEYALFQAKKIKEKTETEITCLFLSYRESQYGLRTALALGADRGIFVYYPGNSIPEIAKILAKEIKKVEYDAIFMGIRDVNNDREELPSRLAFALETELYPHILSVDVKEHFTVRREREETIDSLEILESGIFAFSQNVYEPEYPSIQSIMGIREKEVQEVYYSDGMVEKNVTVEYQDIHRKQEVYKKISAAVGTEQLMEYMKKWKLVD; the protein is encoded by the coding sequence ATGAAGAAAATTTTAGTATTGGTAAGAGAAACATTTCCTACAAATGAAATCTTAACGGATAAGAATGTAAGAGAAAAAAGAGTTTTAAATCCTTATGATGAATATGCTTTGTTTCAGGCGAAGAAAATAAAAGAAAAGACCGAAACAGAAATTACCTGTTTATTCTTGTCTTATCGAGAGTCGCAATATGGTCTGCGGACTGCTTTGGCTTTGGGAGCGGATAGGGGTATTTTTGTGTATTATCCGGGAAATTCTATTCCTGAAATAGCGAAGATTCTGGCAAAAGAAATTAAAAAAGTCGAATATGATGCTATTTTTATGGGAATTCGTGATGTGAACAATGACAGAGAAGAATTGCCGAGCCGATTGGCATTTGCCTTAGAAACCGAACTATATCCTCATATTTTGTCTGTTGATGTGAAAGAGCATTTTACGGTTCGAAGAGAACGAGAAGAAACGATAGACAGTTTGGAAATTTTAGAATCCGGAATTTTTGCTTTCAGTCAAAATGTCTATGAACCGGAATATCCTTCCATTCAAAGTATTATGGGAATTCGAGAGAAGGAAGTGCAGGAAGTTTATTATTCAGATGGGATGGTGGAAAAGAATGTAACGGTGGAATATCAAGATATTCATCGAAAACAGGAAGTCTATAAGAAAATTTCGGCTGCTGTCGGAACGGAACAATTGATGGAATACATGAAAAAATGGAAATTAGTGGACTAA
- a CDS encoding electron transfer flavoprotein subunit alpha/FixB family protein, protein MNTLLYIREENLLGNRSQELLNIVSFWKKQQGGKISVAMLGGEKATIVEQIREWPIENIFFFPTEIESSFPKMLSFFQNILGKEEIDCICMGNGIHERELAPYLAAAFAWKFIPNIVAFELKEKEIAWKRFLYGTRAVEESVSEKKNIVVTISGNIYKKEEKEVASHLKSSSVESGVDNILPYLLKAREQKEMQKHPLETAKIVIGVGKGIKGKENFPMIEELADLMGATIGVTRSVVDNGWRPEYEKIGQTGKIIKPELYLGFGISGAMQHMAGVQQARHIIMVNNNPNAESFRSSDFGIVADLFEVVPKLISMLKAK, encoded by the coding sequence ATGAATACCTTACTTTATATTCGAGAAGAAAATCTCTTGGGGAATCGTAGTCAGGAGCTGTTAAATATTGTTTCTTTCTGGAAAAAGCAACAGGGAGGAAAAATATCTGTAGCTATGTTGGGAGGGGAAAAAGCAACCATCGTGGAACAAATTCGAGAATGGCCGATAGAAAATATTTTCTTTTTTCCCACAGAAATAGAAAGTTCTTTTCCAAAGATGCTGTCTTTCTTTCAAAATATTTTGGGAAAAGAAGAAATAGATTGTATTTGTATGGGAAACGGAATTCACGAAAGGGAATTGGCTCCCTATCTTGCTGCAGCATTTGCATGGAAGTTTATTCCCAATATTGTAGCTTTTGAGCTGAAAGAAAAAGAAATTGCTTGGAAACGTTTCCTATATGGAACGAGAGCTGTGGAAGAAAGTGTCAGCGAAAAAAAGAATATTGTGGTGACCATTTCAGGAAATATTTATAAAAAGGAAGAAAAAGAAGTTGCTTCTCATCTTAAGAGCAGTTCTGTCGAAAGCGGCGTAGACAATATTTTACCCTATCTTTTGAAAGCCAGAGAACAAAAGGAAATGCAAAAACATCCCTTGGAAACGGCTAAAATTGTCATCGGTGTCGGAAAAGGAATCAAGGGAAAGGAGAATTTTCCTATGATAGAAGAATTGGCGGATTTAATGGGAGCTACGATAGGAGTGACTCGTTCCGTTGTAGATAACGGTTGGAGACCGGAATATGAAAAAATAGGGCAAACCGGAAAAATTATTAAACCGGAACTGTATCTTGGATTTGGAATTTCAGGGGCAATGCAACATATGGCAGGGGTGCAACAGGCAAGACATATTATTATGGTAAACAACAATCCGAATGCGGAATCCTTTCGTTCTTCCGATTTTGGAATTGTAGCGGATTTATTTGAAGTCGTACCGAAGTTAATTTCCATGTTAAAAGCAAAATAA
- the rpsT gene encoding 30S ribosomal protein S20: protein MANSKSAKKRVAVAERNRQRNQAVKSRVKTMNKKVVVAVQEQDVETAKNALSVAYKELDKAVSKGIIKKNTASRKKARLAAKVNAL, encoded by the coding sequence ATGGCAAATTCAAAGTCGGCTAAAAAGAGAGTAGCAGTAGCGGAAAGAAATCGACAAAGAAATCAAGCGGTGAAAAGTAGAGTGAAAACTATGAATAAAAAAGTAGTTGTAGCGGTACAAGAACAAGACGTGGAAACAGCAAAGAATGCTTTATCCGTAGCCTATAAAGAGCTTGACAAGGCTGTAAGCAAAGGAATTATAAAAAAGAATACAGCTTCTCGAAAGAAAGCAAGATTAGCTGCTAAAGTAAATGCACTTTAA
- a CDS encoding nitroreductase family protein, whose translation MLEKLKQNRSHRSFEQMEIPKEDLEKILTAVTYSASARNAQETRFMYTNSEEQCRRIFKETKWAGAISWNPQENEAPTAYILLCHPSEKPNVMNFVDMGIALQSMTLLAQDLGYGCCILGAYNKKEVEKIFGLPKGYFSFLLLAIGKAKDTVSLVSTRDLSLKYQREEDNHHTVFKLPVEDLILTSIDENN comes from the coding sequence ATGTTAGAAAAACTAAAACAAAATAGAAGTCACAGAAGTTTCGAACAAATGGAAATTCCAAAGGAAGATTTGGAAAAAATACTCACAGCCGTAACTTACAGTGCCTCCGCAAGAAACGCTCAGGAGACTCGTTTTATGTATACAAATTCTGAGGAGCAATGTAGAAGAATTTTTAAGGAAACGAAATGGGCGGGAGCTATTTCTTGGAATCCACAGGAGAATGAAGCACCAACAGCCTATATTTTACTATGTCATCCTTCTGAAAAACCGAATGTAATGAATTTTGTAGATATGGGGATTGCCCTACAAAGTATGACATTGCTTGCTCAGGATTTGGGTTATGGCTGCTGTATTTTAGGAGCCTATAATAAAAAGGAAGTCGAAAAAATCTTCGGACTTCCTAAAGGATATTTTTCTTTTCTCTTGTTGGCAATCGGGAAGGCGAAAGATACGGTGAGCTTGGTAAGCACACGGGATTTATCGCTAAAATATCAACGAGAGGAAGACAATCATCATACTGTGTTCAAACTGCCTGTAGAAGATTTAATTCTTACCAGTATTGATGAAAATAATTAA
- a CDS encoding GNAT family N-acetyltransferase — protein MNKEEKARKIWKTCFQDTKEEVNFYFTKHFQEAQWKYREKEGSILSSLHANPYSVKIRDSVSSYPYLVGVATLPEHRGQGHMTKLLFEEMLQLRKQGDDFCFLLPINPMIYRGFGFEYFSGMEEYTFDISLLTSFPKDSSIKIVELTRENLKEYWEDWKKIYSIAMLPYSFHEVRDFDSFENLLEETELSQGRIYLFYQNTRPAAYLMMHMEENDIRIRELLGTNHEAYSAMFYFLKSFQEYYSQIHISSPENSHLEFFLENQCKVEKKFSPYVMGRILNVKKFLQKYQISAPEITIFVEDPVLFENTGYYTLSSDISFTQNQVEDYDFQIGVRELVPLLLGFFDIQDLLRLGKIKLHSVEHLEELKKIFHKKFNYFHQYW, from the coding sequence ATGAATAAAGAAGAAAAAGCGAGAAAAATTTGGAAAACTTGTTTTCAGGATACGAAAGAAGAAGTCAACTTCTATTTTACAAAACATTTTCAAGAAGCACAATGGAAATACCGAGAGAAAGAGGGAAGTATCCTATCTTCCCTACATGCCAATCCCTATTCTGTCAAAATACGGGACAGCGTTTCTTCATACCCCTATTTAGTGGGAGTGGCTACCTTACCGGAACATCGAGGACAGGGACATATGACAAAACTGCTTTTTGAAGAGATGTTGCAACTTCGGAAGCAAGGAGATGATTTCTGTTTTTTACTTCCTATCAACCCCATGATATATCGTGGCTTCGGTTTTGAATATTTTTCCGGAATGGAAGAATATACTTTTGATATTTCTCTGCTGACTTCTTTTCCAAAAGATTCTTCCATAAAAATTGTGGAACTGACGAGGGAAAATCTAAAAGAATATTGGGAGGATTGGAAGAAAATTTATTCGATTGCCATGCTTCCCTATAGCTTTCATGAAGTAAGGGATTTTGATTCTTTTGAAAATTTACTGGAGGAAACGGAACTATCTCAGGGAAGGATCTATCTCTTCTATCAAAATACAAGACCTGCCGCCTATCTTATGATGCATATGGAAGAGAATGATATTCGCATTCGAGAATTGTTGGGAACAAACCATGAAGCGTATTCTGCGATGTTTTATTTTTTAAAAAGCTTTCAAGAGTACTATTCGCAAATTCACATCAGCAGTCCAGAAAATTCTCATTTGGAATTTTTTCTGGAAAACCAATGTAAGGTGGAAAAAAAATTCTCCCCTTATGTAATGGGAAGAATTTTAAATGTCAAAAAATTTTTACAGAAATATCAAATCTCCGCACCGGAAATTACTATTTTCGTTGAAGATCCTGTCTTATTTGAAAATACCGGCTATTATACTTTAAGTTCCGATATTTCTTTTACACAAAATCAAGTAGAAGACTATGATTTTCAAATCGGAGTTCGAGAGCTTGTTCCTTTGCTTCTCGGTTTCTTTGATATTCAAGACTTACTCCGTTTGGGAAAAATCAAATTACACTCCGTGGAACATTTGGAAGAATTAAAGAAAATATTCCATAAAAAATTTAATTATTTTCATCAATACTGGTAA
- a CDS encoding leucyl aminopeptidase — translation MYFQIISEIQKTYDKTVSLLTENEISICPCISTQNQELIHKIFQKKKFTAKEGEVCEVSFLEGELLCTTIFVGLGKKEQLRKDILRESLYSALKEETGHFLLSVEDSSLMDLDVFAEMAEHINYDFDKYKSKKKDKFLYLDFYCPHPVDFPKESASLSKISSLVRNLINEPAAYMTPERLSMEAQICSEKYGFEIEILDEHKADSLGMKAFLAVGRAAVNRPKVIVMRYRGNPNSKEMTALIGKGVCYDTGGLSLKPTSGMLNMKDDMSGAATVIGILSAVAENKIKHNVVGVIAACENAIGPNSYRPGDVIGSLNGKTIEVTNTDAEGRLTLADALTYSLRVEKATELIDIATLTGAMYMALGSEACGVITNTPSLYQDLVKASEAWREEFWQMPLFTHQKKALTSSVADIKNSGPRIAGASFAATFLEEFVENTPWLHLDVAGTCFSEDGDSYYKKGATGQLVRSVYSYLKNKEL, via the coding sequence ATGTATTTTCAAATTATTTCCGAGATACAGAAAACGTATGACAAAACGGTATCTCTACTGACAGAAAATGAAATTTCTATTTGCCCATGTATTTCTACTCAAAATCAAGAGTTGATTCATAAAATATTTCAAAAGAAAAAATTTACTGCAAAAGAAGGAGAGGTCTGTGAAGTTTCTTTTTTGGAAGGAGAGCTGCTATGCACTACTATTTTTGTAGGTCTTGGAAAAAAAGAACAACTTCGAAAGGATATCCTTCGGGAAAGTTTGTATTCCGCTTTGAAAGAAGAAACCGGACATTTCTTACTTTCAGTAGAAGACTCCTCTCTCATGGATCTTGACGTTTTTGCAGAAATGGCGGAACATATCAACTATGACTTTGATAAATATAAATCCAAGAAAAAAGATAAATTTCTATATCTTGATTTCTATTGTCCTCATCCGGTGGATTTTCCAAAAGAAAGTGCAAGCCTTTCCAAAATTTCTTCTCTGGTAAGAAATCTAATCAATGAACCTGCCGCCTATATGACTCCGGAAAGACTTTCCATGGAGGCACAAATCTGCTCTGAAAAATATGGATTTGAAATTGAAATTCTAGATGAACACAAGGCGGATTCTTTAGGAATGAAGGCATTTTTAGCCGTAGGAAGAGCGGCTGTCAACAGACCGAAGGTCATTGTGATGAGATATCGAGGAAATCCAAACTCAAAAGAAATGACGGCTCTGATTGGAAAAGGAGTTTGCTATGATACCGGAGGCTTGTCTTTAAAGCCGACTTCCGGTATGTTGAATATGAAGGATGATATGAGCGGAGCTGCGACTGTCATAGGAATTTTATCGGCTGTGGCGGAAAACAAAATAAAACATAATGTCGTGGGTGTTATTGCCGCCTGCGAAAATGCAATCGGACCGAATTCCTACCGTCCTGGAGATGTCATTGGCAGCCTGAACGGAAAAACCATTGAAGTAACCAATACCGATGCGGAAGGAAGATTAACTTTGGCGGATGCTCTTACTTATAGTCTTCGTGTGGAAAAAGCAACGGAATTGATTGACATTGCGACTCTGACCGGGGCGATGTACATGGCTCTCGGTTCGGAAGCCTGTGGAGTGATTACCAATACACCGTCTCTATATCAAGACTTGGTAAAAGCAAGCGAAGCTTGGAGAGAAGAATTCTGGCAAATGCCGTTATTTACACATCAGAAAAAAGCTTTAACATCTTCTGTTGCGGATATTAAAAATTCCGGTCCAAGAATTGCCGGAGCAAGTTTTGCCGCTACATTCCTGGAAGAATTTGTGGAAAATACTCCTTGGCTACATTTAGATGTAGCGGGAACCTGTTTTTCAGAAGATGGAGATTCCTATTATAAAAAAGGAGCCACCGGGCAATTAGTTCGTTCTGTATATAGCTATTTAAAAAATAAGGAGCTCTAG
- a CDS encoding DEAD/DEAH box helicase — translation MEKKEVLKEFRDLGIGEKLLKALSKKGYETPTPIQSLTIPALLTGEKDIIGQAQTGTGKTAAFALPILENIEHQDKIQGIVLTPTRELALQVAEEMNSLGSSKKIKIIPVYGGQSIDIQRKLLRTGADIIVGTPGRVIDFIERKFLRLQDLKYFILDEADEMLNMGFLEEVEKILEATNEDKRMLFFSATMPNEILKVAKKHMKDYEILAVKARELTTDLTDQIYFEVNERDKFEALCRIIDLAEDFYGIVFCRTKTDVNEVVGRLNDRGYDAEGLHGDIGQNYREVTLKRFKARKINILVATDVAARGIDVNDLSHVINYAIPQEAESYVHRIGRTGRAGKEGTAITFITPQEYRRLLQIQRIVKTEIRKEQVPEVKDVIQAKKFQIQKDIDEILLEGEYDKFKKLAQDLLKKEEAENIVASLLKLAYEDVLDESNYNEISSTKTVGSGKARLFVALGRKDGMTAKKLVEKVMKVAKVQDKKIRNVEVYEAFSFITVPFKEAEIIIESFKARQKGKKPLIEKAKSQK, via the coding sequence ATGGAAAAAAAAGAAGTATTGAAGGAGTTTAGAGACTTAGGTATTGGAGAAAAATTATTAAAAGCATTATCTAAGAAAGGATATGAAACTCCAACTCCAATTCAAAGTTTAACAATTCCGGCGTTGTTAACAGGAGAAAAGGATATTATTGGACAGGCACAAACAGGAACAGGAAAGACGGCAGCTTTTGCTCTTCCTATTTTAGAGAATATAGAACATCAGGATAAAATTCAAGGGATCGTATTGACTCCCACGAGAGAATTGGCCTTACAAGTGGCGGAGGAAATGAATAGTCTGGGAAGTTCCAAAAAAATTAAGATTATTCCGGTCTACGGGGGACAATCCATTGATATTCAAAGAAAGTTGCTTCGAACAGGAGCGGATATTATTGTAGGAACTCCCGGAAGAGTGATTGATTTTATTGAGAGAAAGTTTTTGAGACTACAAGATTTGAAATATTTCATACTGGACGAAGCGGATGAAATGTTGAATATGGGATTTTTGGAAGAGGTGGAAAAAATTCTGGAAGCCACCAATGAGGATAAGAGAATGTTATTTTTCTCTGCGACCATGCCGAATGAAATTTTAAAAGTAGCGAAAAAACATATGAAAGACTATGAGATTTTAGCAGTAAAGGCGAGAGAGTTAACGACAGATTTAACGGATCAAATTTATTTCGAAGTCAATGAACGAGATAAGTTTGAAGCTCTTTGCAGAATTATCGACTTGGCAGAGGATTTTTACGGAATTGTTTTCTGTCGAACCAAAACGGATGTCAATGAAGTGGTAGGAAGATTAAATGACAGAGGATACGATGCCGAAGGACTGCATGGAGATATTGGACAAAATTACCGAGAAGTGACATTGAAACGATTTAAAGCCAGAAAAATTAACATTTTAGTGGCAACTGATGTGGCGGCTCGGGGAATTGACGTCAATGATTTGAGTCATGTTATCAACTATGCCATTCCACAGGAAGCTGAAAGTTATGTCCACCGAATCGGAAGAACCGGAAGAGCCGGAAAAGAGGGAACCGCCATTACTTTCATTACTCCACAGGAATATAGAAGATTGTTGCAAATTCAAAGAATTGTGAAAACAGAAATTCGAAAGGAACAAGTTCCGGAAGTGAAAGATGTCATTCAAGCAAAAAAATTTCAAATTCAAAAGGATATTGATGAAATTTTGTTGGAGGGGGAATACGACAAATTTAAAAAACTGGCTCAAGATTTATTGAAGAAAGAGGAGGCGGAAAACATTGTGGCCTCTCTATTAAAACTTGCTTATGAAGATGTTTTGGATGAAAGCAACTACAATGAAATTTCTTCCACAAAAACAGTAGGAAGCGGAAAGGCAAGACTTTTTGTAGCATTGGGTAGAAAAGACGGAATGACGGCGAAAAAATTAGTGGAAAAAGTGATGAAGGTGGCAAAGGTACAGGATAAAAAAATTCGAAATGTCGAAGTGTACGAAGCCTTTTCTTTCATTACCGTACCTTTTAAAGAAGCGGAAATTATTATCGAAAGCTTTAAAGCCAGACAAAAAGGAAAGAAACCATTGATAGAAAAAGCAAAATCACAAAAATAA